One window of Acidobacteriota bacterium genomic DNA carries:
- a CDS encoding NAD-dependent epimerase/dehydratase family protein, translating to MKLLLLGAGGFLGSHIVEHMIERGDHQIIGADISDAKLAGIEGDNFEFIKADLMGNTETVEGLIKRADVVVDLISMPNPSLYVSDPLLIFNITFRRNLEVVDLCVKHKKRLIQYSTSEIYGRPQGNTYQEDTTPLVMGPVTNQRWIYATSKQMIERVIHAYSLRGDLDYSIIRPFNAIGPRLDYLVEGGAMGGPRVVAHFVSALLEAGP from the coding sequence ATGAAACTTCTACTTCTTGGCGCCGGCGGATTTCTCGGCTCTCACATCGTTGAGCACATGATCGAACGCGGTGATCATCAGATCATCGGCGCCGATATCAGTGATGCGAAGCTTGCGGGGATCGAAGGTGACAACTTCGAATTCATCAAGGCTGACCTGATGGGGAATACCGAAACGGTAGAAGGACTCATCAAACGTGCCGACGTGGTTGTCGACCTCATTTCGATGCCAAACCCGTCTCTCTATGTAAGCGACCCACTGCTCATTTTCAACATTACCTTCCGCCGCAACCTCGAGGTTGTGGACCTGTGTGTGAAGCATAAGAAGCGTCTCATCCAGTATTCGACCTCGGAAATCTACGGCCGCCCGCAGGGGAACACGTACCAGGAGGACACCACCCCGCTCGTGATGGGTCCTGTGACGAATCAACGTTGGATTTACGCCACGTCGAAGCAGATGATTGAGCGGGTGATCCATGCCTACTCGTTGCGCGGCGACCTCGATTACTCCATCATCCGGCCGTTCAACGCCATCGGGCCGCGCCTCGACTACCTTGTCGAAGGTGGAGCGATGGGCGGTCCCCGTGTCGTTGCCCATTTCGTCTCGGCGCTTCTTGAGGCAGGTCC
- a CDS encoding DUF3662 domain-containing protein codes for MSFARHIESRLERLIEGASAGLFGGKTGPLDIENKLLRTADLEMFDGLVGPTIPNAFALYLHPENLTALANSSLTTDLAQSLTALAVVEGWRLDGPVAITISSDPEMSKRKIRCESRIIVGENDPWGTLISSNADRAYPVQHIRSLIGRGTDCDIQIPNADISRNHCVIFQKGQDTWIVDLSSSNGTRVNDVDVTSSPILIRADDYISLGTHRFTLKRV; via the coding sequence ATGAGCTTCGCACGTCACATCGAATCGCGCCTGGAACGTCTCATCGAAGGCGCATCTGCAGGTCTGTTCGGGGGTAAGACAGGTCCTCTCGACATTGAGAACAAGCTACTCCGAACGGCCGACCTCGAGATGTTCGACGGCCTCGTGGGGCCGACGATTCCAAACGCCTTTGCTCTGTACCTCCACCCTGAAAATCTGACCGCGCTAGCCAATTCTTCGCTTACAACAGACCTTGCGCAATCACTCACTGCGCTTGCCGTAGTGGAAGGTTGGCGCCTCGACGGCCCGGTGGCCATAACGATCAGCAGCGACCCTGAAATGTCCAAGAGGAAGATCCGCTGTGAGTCACGAATTATCGTCGGCGAGAACGATCCGTGGGGCACCCTCATCAGTTCAAACGCAGACCGAGCGTACCCGGTTCAGCACATCAGATCGCTTATCGGTCGGGGCACGGACTGCGATATCCAGATCCCAAATGCTGACATCTCACGCAACCACTGCGTCATCTTCCAAAAAGGCCAAGACACCTGGATAGTGGACCTATCCTCTTCGAACGGAACCCGTGTGAACGATGTCGACGTCACGTCCTCACCGATTCTCATCCGGGCGGACGACTACATTTCACTAGGAACTCACCGCTTCACACTGAAACGAGTCTAG